The genomic window TCCAATCTCGTTGGCCAGCCGCGGGATCGCATCCGGTGGTAGCCCGCGGGTCACCAGTAGCCGGCCGTTGAGATCCTCGTCGAGCCGGCGCAAGGAATCACCCAGGAACTGAAGCCGTCGTGGCCCCGACGAGGCCTCGAGCCGTGGGTCGAGGACGAAGCAGGCCAGAACATCGTCGGATTCGGCCGCAGCGGCCAGGGCCGGGTGATCGTGCAATCGTAGGTCGCGGCGAAACCATAACAGTACGGACATGATTCGCTTAGCGGTTGAGCAGCCAGATGTGCGTGGATAGCGCGGTGGCGAAGGCGCACCATAACGGATAGGGCAGCAACGCCCGCCCCGCCCGGGGGTCGGCTTCACCGGCCCGGCGGGCCAGGTCTGCACTGCTGAGCGTGAGGGCTGCCGCGCCGACCGCCGAGGCGCCCAACTTGTGGTGAGAAAAGAACAGCCAGCTCCATCCGGCGTTGAGGATCAGATTGACGGCCAACGCTGCGGCGTACGCACGGGACTTGTCAGGTTGTGCCGCTGTTTCGAACCGGTCGATCACCACCGCGGAGGTGCCCGCGATATCGGCGTAGAGGGTGGTCCACACCAGCGGGAAAACCGCGCCGGGCGGCTGGTACCGCGGTTTGCGCAGGCGCGCGTACCAAGCGGGGTGACGGGCTGGGCTGGCGACGCTTCCGACTCCGGCCGCCGCGGCGACGGCCAAGCTGGTACCGGCCAGAATGGATTTGTTCACGTTGTCTCCGTTCCGGTTTGGGCTGCGCGGGATGGCCCGGCAGGGTAGGTGGGCCACCAGATGCGGTCGCCGACGAGGGCGAACAGCGCCGGGATCACGAGGGTGCGCACGACGAAGGTGTCGAGCAATACGCCAAGGCCGACGATGATGCCCAGTTGGGTCATCACGATCAGGGGTAACACGCCGAGTACCCCGAAGACCGACGCCAAAACGACTCCCGCGCTGGTGATGACGCCCCCGGTGGCCGACACCGCGCGGATCATGCCGCTACGGGTATCGCCGTGCACCGATTCTTCGCGGGCGCGGGTCACCAGGAAGATGGTGTAGTCCACGCCGAGGGCGGCCAGGAACAAGAACGCGAATAACGGGGTGCTGTTGTCCAGGGCTGGAAATCCGAACGCATGCATGCTGACCCAGCCGCCCAGGCCCAACGCGGCCAGTGCGCCCAGAATCGTCGCGAGCAACAACATCGGTGGCGCCAGCGCGGAGCGCAGCAGGACGTACAACACAGCCAGGATGACGGCCAGGATCGCCGGGATCAGCACGTGCCGGTCATGGGCGGCGGCGTCGCGCACGTCGAGCGCCTGCGCGTCCGGTCCGCCCACCACGGCGTCCTGGCTGATTATGGAGACGGAATGCCTTATGGCAGAGACGGTTTGGAATGCGCGATCCGATGACGGCGCGGCATCGATGACCACCGACCACTTGGTCAGGCCGGTATCCGACTTGCCGGCCTCGGTGACCGAGACGACGCCGGGGATAGCGCTGATCGCCGGTGAAACCTGCTGCGCTGTCGGGGCCACGACCACCGTGGGGTTCACCAGCCCGGCCGGAAAGTGCTGGGCGACTATGTCGAATCCGGTGACCGAATCCGCCCTGACCCGAAACTGCTCGGTCTGCGACAACCCGATGCGCGTGCCCAGCAGACCGCCGGCCAACGCCGCCAGCAGCACGATTGTGGCCGCTGCCACCGGAACCGGGTGGCGGGCGACGCCGGCGGCGACGGCATGCCAAAAACCGCCCCCGTCGTTTCCCACATTGTCGTGCGGGCGCGGGACGAATGGCCAAAACAGCCGCCGACCGAACAGCGCCAGCAGCGGCGGCAAGACAACCAGCACTGACCCGGCCGCGACCAGCAGCCCGCACGCCGCCAGTGCACCCAGGCTGCGGGTGCTCGGTGTCGAGGCGAAGATGAGGGTCAAAAGGGCCAGCACCACCGTCGCATTGCTGGCCACGATCGCCGGTGCGGCCATCCGCACGGCGCGGCGCAACGCATCGCGGTGCTCGTTGTGGCGGCCGAGTTCTTGCCGATATCGCGAAATCAGAAGCAGCGCATAGTTGGTGCCCGCTCCGAAGACCAGCACGCTGGTGATGCCGGCGGTGGACCCGTCGAAGCTCAGGCCGGTCGCCGCCGCCACCGCGGTTGCCACCGCCGTTGCCACCCGATCGGCGAACGCGATGACGAGCAGGGGCACCAACCACAGCACCGGAGAGCGATACGTGACGATCAGCAGCAGCGCCACTACCGACGCGGTCACCACCAGCAGGGTGATGTTGGCGTCGGCGAAAGCGTTGGCGATGTCAGCTCCGAACGCCGGTCCGCCGGTGACATGCGCGCTCAGACCCGAGGGAAGCCCGTCGCGGGCAGCGGTGCGCAGCGCGGTGACGGCGTCACTGAGGGGCAGACCCGAAAGGTCGGCGCGGACGGGAACCAGCCCGATGCCCGCTTTGCCGTCCGCGGACACCACTGCGGGTGCCGTCGGCGCCGAGGTGCCCGGTTCGGCAACCGCGTGCATGCGATTGCGGGCTTGTTGGGTCGCGTCGAGGTCGGCAGCATCCAGCACCATGCCGTCCACCCGGCTCACCACCAGGATGACCGGCGCCTTGTCCCCGGACGGGAACTGACGCGACAACGCGTCGGATTTCGCTGATTCGGCAGTCGTGGGCACCGATCGCGGCGCCTGACCTGCCGCGGCGTTGGCGCCGATCAGCACCATGAACACCGACGCGAAGACCACGATGCCCAGGGCGATAAGCCAGGACCGTCGGCCCGTCACCCCGGCGGCCAGACGCTCCCACAGCACCGCGTTATTATTTCAGTTATTTAAGTGTTAATCAATTTAACGAAGTGTGGGTGACGGTACCAACGAGGAGCAGGCAGTATGGAGTTTGTGGACGGGCGGCCCGGCGAGCACGGGAGGATGAAGACGCGCAAGCGCCGGCACATCGACGTGTGCCTTGCCGAGCAGGTGAACTACGTCGGGCTGACCACGGGCCTGGAACGCTATGCGTTGCCCTACAACGCGTTGACGCAGACCAGCCTCGACGACATCGATGTGTCCACCACTTTCCTGGGTAAACGCCTGCACGCGCCGGTGTTGATCGGCGCCATGACCGGTGGTGCGGAACTGTCGGGCACCATCAACCGCAACTTGGCCGCGGCGGCCCACCAGTTGGGTCTCGGGATGATGCTGGGCTCCCAGCGCATCATGCTGGACAGCGCGTTGGGGGAGCAAGCCGCCGCCAGTTTCACGGTGCGAGACGTTGCGCCGGATATCTTGTTGTTCGGCAACATCGGCTTGTCTCAGGTGACGAAGGCCGCCGTCGACCACGTCGCCAAGGCGCTCGACCGAGTCGGTGCCGATGTCCTTGCGGTGCATACCAATCCGCTGCAAGAGGCGATGCAGCACAACGGGGACACCAATTTCTCCGGGTCGATGGACCGGCTGCGTGAGGTGGCCGACGCATTGGATTACCCCGTCTTGTTGAAAGAGGTCGGTCACGGGATCGGTGCCGCGGCCGTCGCTGCGCTCACCGCCGACGACGCCGAAATACCCGTCGC from Mycobacterium kubicae includes these protein-coding regions:
- a CDS encoding TspO/MBR family protein; the protein is MNKSILAGTSLAVAAAAGVGSVASPARHPAWYARLRKPRYQPPGAVFPLVWTTLYADIAGTSAVVIDRFETAAQPDKSRAYAAALAVNLILNAGWSWLFFSHHKLGASAVGAAALTLSSADLARRAGEADPRAGRALLPYPLWCAFATALSTHIWLLNR
- a CDS encoding MMPL family transporter, with the translated sequence MLWERLAAGVTGRRSWLIALGIVVFASVFMVLIGANAAAGQAPRSVPTTAESAKSDALSRQFPSGDKAPVILVVSRVDGMVLDAADLDATQQARNRMHAVAEPGTSAPTAPAVVSADGKAGIGLVPVRADLSGLPLSDAVTALRTAARDGLPSGLSAHVTGGPAFGADIANAFADANITLLVVTASVVALLLIVTYRSPVLWLVPLLVIAFADRVATAVATAVAAATGLSFDGSTAGITSVLVFGAGTNYALLLISRYRQELGRHNEHRDALRRAVRMAAPAIVASNATVVLALLTLIFASTPSTRSLGALAACGLLVAAGSVLVVLPPLLALFGRRLFWPFVPRPHDNVGNDGGGFWHAVAAGVARHPVPVAAATIVLLAALAGGLLGTRIGLSQTEQFRVRADSVTGFDIVAQHFPAGLVNPTVVVAPTAQQVSPAISAIPGVVSVTEAGKSDTGLTKWSVVIDAAPSSDRAFQTVSAIRHSVSIISQDAVVGGPDAQALDVRDAAAHDRHVLIPAILAVILAVLYVLLRSALAPPMLLLATILGALAALGLGGWVSMHAFGFPALDNSTPLFAFLFLAALGVDYTIFLVTRAREESVHGDTRSGMIRAVSATGGVITSAGVVLASVFGVLGVLPLIVMTQLGIIVGLGVLLDTFVVRTLVIPALFALVGDRIWWPTYPAGPSRAAQTGTETT
- the fni gene encoding type 2 isopentenyl-diphosphate Delta-isomerase is translated as MEFVDGRPGEHGRMKTRKRRHIDVCLAEQVNYVGLTTGLERYALPYNALTQTSLDDIDVSTTFLGKRLHAPVLIGAMTGGAELSGTINRNLAAAAHQLGLGMMLGSQRIMLDSALGEQAAASFTVRDVAPDILLFGNIGLSQVTKAAVDHVAKALDRVGADVLAVHTNPLQEAMQHNGDTNFSGSMDRLREVADALDYPVLLKEVGHGIGAAAVAALTADDAEIPVAAIDVAGAGGTSWSRVEQFVRYGELRYPDLADWGIPTARALVEVRAALPDIPLVASGGIRTGMDAAKAVALGADVVAIARPLLAAAIESVAAVVDWLEPFIEELRVCLHGCGAQDLRALSNVQLSGV